The Chryseobacterium suipulveris genome window below encodes:
- a CDS encoding orotate phosphoribosyltransferase: METKKEFFLECYKLGIIKFGRFTLKSGIESPFYVDLRPLASDPKILKSLANYLLEMLPLDNFDLICGVPYAALPMATAMSLESYIPLIIKRKEAKDYGTKRLIEGIFTKGQNCLLVEDVITSGKSLLETIDEVENEGIDVSDIVVVLDRQQGGKQLLESRGYNVHTLFTISEVCKMLQEEGHLTDDEIERIQDFLNGNNVKFEEKKRLSYEDKLEICDHSVAQKLLKIAVEKRSNLIVSADVTTTKELLDLVEKVGPHIVALKTHIDIISDFDADNTILPLKDLASKYNFLLMEDRKFADIGNTQELQFSMGVFKISNWADFVTAQVIAGYDSLDCFRNVGVVAILSMSSTGTLTDLQYREQAANIAVSHPNVFGGVSQNRIPDELLLFTPGVNLADSGDGKGQQYNTPEHVFNKLQTDFIIVGRGIYKSDDVEKAALNYKIAGWNAYEKSL; the protein is encoded by the coding sequence ATGGAAACTAAAAAGGAATTTTTTCTCGAGTGCTACAAACTCGGCATTATCAAGTTTGGAAGGTTTACGCTGAAAAGCGGTATTGAAAGTCCGTTTTATGTGGATTTGCGTCCGCTCGCATCCGACCCGAAAATCCTGAAATCTCTTGCCAATTATTTGTTGGAAATGCTTCCGCTGGACAATTTCGATTTGATTTGTGGGGTTCCTTACGCAGCACTTCCGATGGCAACCGCAATGTCTTTGGAAAGCTACATTCCATTGATTATCAAAAGAAAAGAGGCCAAAGATTACGGCACGAAACGACTGATCGAGGGAATTTTTACTAAAGGTCAAAATTGTCTTTTGGTGGAAGATGTAATCACCTCGGGGAAATCACTTTTGGAAACCATTGACGAGGTTGAAAATGAAGGAATCGACGTTTCAGACATTGTCGTGGTTCTTGACAGACAGCAAGGCGGAAAACAGCTTTTGGAAAGCCGCGGTTATAATGTACACACGCTTTTCACGATTTCGGAAGTTTGCAAAATGCTTCAGGAAGAAGGTCATCTAACCGACGACGAGATCGAAAGAATCCAGGATTTCCTTAATGGAAACAATGTGAAATTCGAAGAAAAAAAGCGACTTTCCTACGAAGATAAACTGGAAATCTGCGACCATTCCGTTGCTCAAAAACTGCTGAAAATCGCCGTAGAAAAAAGATCCAACCTCATCGTTTCCGCGGATGTTACCACGACGAAAGAACTTCTGGATTTAGTAGAAAAAGTTGGTCCACACATCGTCGCGCTGAAAACGCATATCGATATCATTTCCGATTTTGATGCGGACAATACGATTCTTCCGCTTAAAGATTTGGCGAGCAAATACAACTTTCTTTTAATGGAAGACAGAAAATTTGCCGACATAGGAAATACGCAGGAACTTCAGTTTTCGATGGGGGTTTTCAAAATCTCGAATTGGGCGGATTTCGTTACTGCGCAGGTTATCGCTGGTTACGATTCTCTCGACTGCTTTAGAAATGTAGGCGTAGTCGCCATTTTAAGCATGTCTTCAACAGGAACTTTGACCGATCTTCAGTATCGCGAACAGGCAGCGAATATTGCGGTTTCTCATCCCAATGTTTTCGGCGGCGTTTCTCAGAACAGGATTCCTGACGAACTTCTGCTTTTCACACCCGGTGTAAACCTCGCCGATTCTGGTGACGGAAAAGGACAACAGTACAATACGCCGGAACACGTTTTCAATAAGTTACAAACCGACTTTATCATCGTGGGACGCGGAATCTACAAATCCGATGATGTTGAAAAAGCCGCGCTGAACTACAAAATCGCGGGTTGGAATGCGTATGAGAAGTCGTTGTAG
- the hemB gene encoding porphobilinogen synthase, whose protein sequence is MIIYSRNRRLRTNSSIRALVQETVLTTNDFVMPMFVMEGGNKEEPIPSMPGIYRRTLDLTVKECRELFSLGIKAVNLYMKVSENLKDNKGTESWNKNGLMQNTIKAIKDAVPEMVVMPDVALDPYSIYGHDGIITNGKIDNDATNDALVKMSVSHAEAGADVVAPSDMMDGRVAAIRTGLEESGFTDVGILSYAAKYASSFYGPFRSALDSAPKENIEIPKDKKTYQMDFHNSREAIDEVLKDVAEGADIIMIKPGLPYLDIVSKVRETIDLPIAVYNVSGEYAMLKAAAQNGWLDNDKAIIESLTCIKRAGADMIFTYAAKEAAILLNR, encoded by the coding sequence ATGATCATATACTCAAGAAACCGCAGATTGCGCACCAACTCCTCTATCCGTGCATTAGTTCAAGAAACTGTTCTAACCACCAATGATTTTGTAATGCCGATGTTTGTAATGGAGGGTGGAAACAAGGAAGAACCGATTCCGTCAATGCCGGGAATTTACCGACGAACACTCGACCTTACTGTGAAAGAATGTCGCGAATTGTTCTCACTTGGCATAAAAGCGGTCAATCTGTACATGAAAGTTTCTGAAAATCTGAAAGACAACAAAGGAACCGAGTCGTGGAACAAAAACGGATTGATGCAGAATACGATCAAGGCCATTAAAGACGCTGTTCCCGAGATGGTCGTAATGCCCGATGTGGCGCTTGATCCTTACTCGATATATGGGCACGACGGAATTATCACGAACGGAAAAATCGACAACGACGCCACGAATGACGCATTGGTAAAAATGTCAGTTTCTCACGCAGAAGCGGGAGCCGACGTTGTTGCACCAAGTGACATGATGGACGGAAGAGTCGCCGCAATCCGCACCGGACTGGAAGAAAGTGGTTTTACCGATGTTGGAATTTTGAGCTATGCAGCGAAATACGCGAGTTCTTTTTACGGACCTTTCAGAAGCGCACTGGATTCTGCACCAAAAGAAAATATCGAGATTCCAAAGGATAAAAAAACTTACCAGATGGATTTCCACAATTCGCGGGAAGCGATCGACGAAGTGCTGAAAGACGTTGCAGAAGGAGCCGACATCATTATGATCAAACCGGGACTTCCGTATCTGGACATCGTTTCCAAAGTTCGCGAAACCATCGATCTTCCGATTGCGGTTTATAATGTTTCAGGAGAATATGCGATGTTGAAAGCTGCCGCACAAAACGGCTGGCTCGATAACGACAAGGCGATCATCGAAAGCTTAACATGCATCAAAAGAGCGGGAGCAGATATGATTTTCACCTACGCAGCAAAAGAAGCCGCCATCCTTTTGAACAGATAA
- a CDS encoding SixA phosphatase family protein, with protein sequence MKTLILVRHAKSDWPENTEDFDRPLAEKGLDDAVKMSKFLKDSEIKIQKFISSPAVRALNTCKIFNQTYEIDIQEEQKLYNPTESNFEKVIYGLEDNVESVAMFSHNNGISNFANSMSDDIFMFPTCGVAGFQIDTDSWSDFENAKKKLIFFYEPKKI encoded by the coding sequence ATGAAAACATTGATTCTGGTGCGCCACGCAAAAAGCGACTGGCCAGAAAATACCGAGGATTTTGACCGACCGCTCGCCGAGAAAGGTTTGGATGATGCTGTGAAAATGTCGAAATTCCTAAAAGACAGCGAAATCAAGATTCAAAAATTTATTTCGAGTCCGGCGGTTCGTGCTTTGAATACCTGCAAAATTTTTAATCAAACCTACGAAATCGACATCCAAGAGGAGCAAAAGCTTTACAATCCTACCGAAAGTAATTTCGAAAAAGTGATCTATGGTTTAGAAGACAACGTGGAATCTGTAGCAATGTTTTCGCACAATAACGGTATTTCGAATTTCGCCAACTCGATGTCCGACGATATTTTTATGTTTCCAACTTGTGGCGTTGCAGGATTTCAGATCGATACCGATTCCTGGTCAGATTTTGAAAACGCAAAAAAGAAGCTGATTTTCTTTTACGAACCGAAGAAGATCTAG
- a CDS encoding DUF5606 family protein, with amino-acid sequence MQLEKIISISGKPGLYKLISQLKNGFIIEDVLTKKKTSISNSSQVSLLDNIAMFTFDKEVPLFDVFENIAKAKDYKETISHKSSDADLKEFMLEALPDYDTGRVYASDIKKLAQWYNTLQKAGYITPESFVKAEEAAAEEAEVAKEEKAEKKSAAKKAAPKAEKPAAPKAKASTSAAKSAPKSTHRKQG; translated from the coding sequence ATGCAGTTAGAAAAAATCATTTCAATCTCCGGTAAGCCGGGACTTTACAAACTGATTTCGCAGTTGAAAAACGGGTTCATCATTGAAGATGTACTGACCAAAAAGAAAACCAGCATTTCCAACTCTTCTCAGGTAAGCTTGCTCGACAATATCGCGATGTTTACTTTCGATAAGGAAGTTCCGTTGTTCGACGTTTTCGAGAATATCGCAAAAGCAAAAGATTACAAGGAGACCATTTCCCACAAATCATCTGATGCGGATTTGAAGGAATTTATGTTGGAGGCGCTTCCTGATTACGACACAGGAAGAGTTTATGCGTCCGACATCAAGAAACTGGCGCAATGGTACAACACGCTGCAAAAAGCCGGCTACATCACACCGGAAAGCTTTGTGAAAGCTGAAGAAGCAGCAGCTGAGGAAGCAGAAGTGGCAAAAGAAGAAAAAGCAGAAAAAAAATCTGCGGCGAAGAAAGCAGCTCCAAAAGCTGAAAAACCTGCAGCTCCGAAAGCAAAAGCAAGCACTTCAGCTGCGAAATCGGCTCCGAAAAGCACGCACAGAAAACAAGGATAA
- the ruvX gene encoding Holliday junction resolvase RuvX yields the protein MGKIMAVDYGKKRCGIAVTDDLQIIASGLETVPTEIIFSFLKKYFAENVVDAVVVGQPVDLRGNLSEVETDILGFIKKFQEQFPGVEVHRFDERFTSKMASYFISQSGKNKKKREDKSLIDKVSATLILQNFLEQKQR from the coding sequence ATGGGAAAAATAATGGCGGTTGATTACGGGAAGAAACGATGCGGAATTGCCGTGACCGACGATTTGCAGATCATCGCAAGCGGATTAGAAACCGTGCCGACCGAAATCATTTTTTCATTCCTGAAGAAGTACTTTGCTGAAAATGTGGTTGATGCAGTCGTTGTCGGGCAACCTGTAGATTTGAGAGGAAATCTTTCTGAAGTGGAAACAGATATTCTGGGATTCATCAAGAAGTTTCAGGAGCAGTTTCCGGGAGTTGAAGTTCACCGTTTTGATGAACGTTTTACTTCAAAAATGGCTTCGTATTTCATTTCGCAAAGCGGAAAAAATAAAAAGAAAAGGGAGGACAAATCACTGATCGACAAAGTGAGCGCAACCCTGATTTTGCAGAATTTTTTAGAGCAGAAACAAAGATGA
- a CDS encoding Lrp/AsnC ligand binding domain-containing protein yields the protein MKNATNAGYHLDAVDKEIIYMLMDNAKTSLAHISKNVGISTTAVHQRIKKLEAAGVIENSISFLNPRKIGYKVVSYIGVFLEQPSHYQDAVKALKEINEVVEAHYTTGNYTIFLKVLCKDNDHLMEILNKLQKLKGVTRTETFISLEQSISRQLKV from the coding sequence ATGAAAAATGCGACAAATGCCGGTTATCATCTGGATGCAGTAGATAAAGAAATTATCTATATGCTGATGGATAATGCCAAAACATCTTTAGCCCACATTTCGAAAAATGTTGGGATTTCAACAACGGCGGTACACCAGAGAATTAAAAAACTTGAAGCTGCAGGAGTGATTGAAAACTCAATCTCATTTCTGAACCCCAGAAAAATTGGATACAAAGTAGTTTCCTACATTGGCGTTTTTCTTGAGCAGCCAAGTCATTACCAAGACGCGGTGAAAGCGCTTAAAGAAATCAACGAAGTTGTGGAAGCGCACTACACCACAGGAAATTATACCATTTTCTTGAAGGTGCTGTGCAAAGACAACGACCATTTAATGGAAATTCTCAACAAACTTCAGAAACTGAAAGGAGTTACCAGAACAGAAACTTTTATTTCTTTGGAGCAAAGTATCAGCAGACAACTGAAAGTATAA
- the mazG gene encoding nucleoside triphosphate pyrophosphohydrolase, protein MNSKAQKLEAFSKLLDIMDDLRAQCPWDKKQTLQSLRHLTLEEVYELSDALLEEDLPEIKKELGDVLLHLVFYAKIGSEKGSFDIADVINSLNEKLIFRHPHIYGDGKVADEEEVKQNWEKLKLKEGNKSVLSGVSKGTPSIVKAFRIQEKVKGIGFEFHDAEDAWKKVGEELSEFHAETDLDKKEQELGDVFFSLINYARISGINPDSALERTNLKFISRFQKMENLANERNLNLSEMPLEEMDLLWEEAKKN, encoded by the coding sequence ATGAACAGTAAAGCCCAAAAACTCGAAGCATTTTCAAAACTTTTAGATATCATGGATGATCTTCGGGCGCAATGTCCGTGGGATAAGAAACAAACGCTGCAGTCGCTTCGCCATCTGACTTTAGAAGAGGTTTACGAGCTTTCAGACGCTTTGCTGGAAGAAGATTTACCGGAAATCAAAAAAGAGTTGGGCGATGTGTTGCTGCACTTGGTGTTCTATGCAAAAATCGGTTCGGAAAAAGGAAGTTTCGACATTGCTGATGTCATTAATTCATTAAATGAAAAACTGATTTTCCGCCATCCGCATATTTATGGAGACGGGAAAGTCGCAGATGAAGAAGAAGTAAAACAAAACTGGGAAAAACTAAAACTAAAAGAAGGCAATAAATCCGTGTTATCCGGAGTTTCCAAAGGAACGCCGAGTATCGTGAAAGCATTTAGAATTCAGGAAAAAGTGAAAGGAATCGGTTTTGAATTCCACGATGCGGAAGACGCCTGGAAAAAAGTAGGCGAAGAACTGTCAGAATTTCACGCCGAAACCGATTTGGACAAAAAAGAACAGGAATTGGGGGACGTATTTTTTTCCTTAATCAATTACGCAAGAATCTCTGGTATTAATCCCGACTCTGCATTGGAAAGAACCAACCTGAAATTCATTTCCCGTTTCCAGAAAATGGAAAATCTGGCGAACGAAAGAAATTTGAATCTCTCTGAAATGCCTTTAGAGGAAATGGATTTGCTTTGGGAAGAAGCCAAGAAAAATTAA
- a CDS encoding serine hydrolase produces the protein MKIRFSFVFFCLYFLSFSQIEEKKLDELIQNTIKTFDVPGMSVGIIKDGKTVYSKGFGIRSMNTKQKMDDQTLVGIASNSKGFTGTALAILVDEGKLNWDDKVTKFIPEFQMYDPFVSQEVTVKDLITHRAGLGLGQGDLMFFPEGGSLTVNDIVHNVRYLKPKNSFREKLDYNNIMFIVAGEVIHRISGLSWADFIEQKIMKPVGMTSSFGSYNRAVKANVSNIIEAHAPVDGKAIPVPHDWNETANAAGGIISNIKDMMTWADFLMNGFTTKDGKKLVSDKQIQQLWNLQIPTPVALKNPYDSNFGGYGLGWFVSDIKGHKQVYHTGGLIGTVTQLILVPDMKLGIVVLTNQQSGVAFNTISNTVKDSYLGIADRNWLKTYSERMAKLNADYDKEKKDAFTKSTTFAKEKNNQIKPEQIVGTFNDPWFGDVIISNDGKNFRIICKNSPRLKGDLLPYSPNVMIVKWDDRSYDADSFINFNMDENCKAQSAKMKPISGVTDFSFDFEDLDLKRK, from the coding sequence ATGAAGATCAGATTTTCCTTCGTTTTCTTTTGTTTGTATTTCCTTTCATTTTCTCAAATCGAGGAGAAAAAACTCGACGAACTCATTCAGAATACCATTAAAACTTTTGATGTTCCGGGAATGTCGGTAGGAATTATTAAAGATGGAAAAACCGTTTACTCAAAAGGTTTCGGAATCCGGTCGATGAACACCAAACAAAAAATGGACGATCAGACTTTGGTGGGAATCGCTTCGAATTCAAAAGGTTTTACCGGTACTGCTTTGGCGATTTTGGTTGATGAAGGTAAACTGAACTGGGACGATAAAGTGACCAAATTTATTCCCGAATTTCAAATGTACGACCCGTTCGTATCGCAGGAAGTTACAGTGAAAGATCTGATTACACACAGAGCAGGACTCGGTTTGGGACAGGGAGATTTGATGTTTTTTCCAGAGGGCGGAAGCTTGACGGTGAATGACATTGTGCACAACGTCCGTTATTTAAAACCGAAAAATTCGTTTAGAGAAAAACTGGATTACAACAATATAATGTTCATCGTCGCTGGAGAAGTGATCCACAGGATTTCCGGTTTGAGCTGGGCGGATTTCATCGAGCAAAAAATCATGAAGCCGGTCGGAATGACTTCAAGTTTCGGAAGTTACAACCGTGCTGTCAAAGCCAATGTTTCGAATATTATCGAAGCGCACGCTCCAGTCGATGGGAAAGCGATTCCGGTTCCACACGACTGGAACGAAACCGCAAATGCAGCGGGTGGAATCATCAGTAACATTAAAGATATGATGACGTGGGCTGATTTTCTGATGAACGGTTTCACCACGAAAGACGGTAAGAAACTCGTTTCCGACAAGCAGATTCAGCAGTTATGGAACTTACAGATTCCGACTCCGGTCGCGCTGAAAAATCCTTATGATTCCAATTTCGGCGGTTACGGATTGGGATGGTTTGTTTCAGATATTAAAGGCCACAAACAAGTTTATCACACCGGCGGATTGATCGGAACGGTGACGCAGCTCATCCTCGTTCCCGATATGAAACTGGGAATCGTGGTTCTGACCAACCAGCAAAGTGGTGTCGCTTTCAACACGATTTCAAATACAGTAAAAGATTCCTACCTCGGAATTGCCGACAGAAACTGGTTGAAAACCTACAGCGAAAGAATGGCAAAACTCAATGCGGATTACGATAAGGAAAAGAAGGATGCTTTCACAAAATCGACGACTTTTGCCAAAGAAAAAAACAACCAAATCAAACCGGAACAGATCGTGGGAACGTTTAACGATCCTTGGTTTGGAGATGTGATTATTTCTAATGACGGCAAAAATTTCAGAATTATCTGCAAGAATTCGCCACGATTGAAAGGCGATCTTTTACCGTATTCACCAAATGTGATGATTGTGAAATGGGACGACAGAAGCTACGACGCAGACAGCTTCATCAATTTCAACATGGATGAAAACTGTAAAGCACAGTCGGCGAAAATGAAACCGATTTCGGGAGTTACCGATTTCTCTTTCGACTTTGAAGATTTGGATTTGAAGAGGAAATAA
- a CDS encoding endonuclease/exonuclease/phosphatase family protein encodes MNSGRKELVAFYNVENLFPPDPPPVHKLDPTLSGLNNWNEKRYRNKLFKISHVFQLIKESEGVLPMLIGLSEIQGQKPLDELVQLEPFSTNYGVMHYDSMDERGVDVALLYDREKVEIISSEPITYFFEIPDDDPANYDTTRDILFCKVKVSDVLLNVFVLHLPSKREKDVNKPKRDYILKDIRERIQKLQSDGEMILLMGDFNENPNEENLMNLLYDENFNKTLTNPYIDLFNNKLFSTFHYNDGLLFDQIIFSKEFFNSDNVVRFKKASVYNVEKLGSWDKKFYGRPFRTYAGTRYLGGYSDHFPVFAELILDK; translated from the coding sequence ATGAACAGTGGAAGAAAAGAACTCGTCGCTTTCTATAATGTTGAAAATTTGTTTCCGCCCGATCCGCCACCAGTTCATAAACTGGATCCAACTTTGTCGGGACTGAACAATTGGAACGAGAAAAGATACAGAAATAAGCTCTTCAAGATTTCACATGTTTTTCAGTTGATCAAGGAAAGCGAGGGAGTGCTGCCGATGTTGATCGGGCTTTCTGAGATTCAGGGACAGAAACCGTTGGATGAACTGGTTCAACTCGAGCCCTTTAGCACTAATTATGGAGTGATGCACTACGATTCAATGGATGAACGAGGAGTGGATGTGGCGCTACTTTACGATAGAGAAAAAGTTGAAATCATCTCTTCTGAACCGATTACCTATTTCTTTGAAATTCCCGATGACGATCCCGCAAACTATGATACGACAAGAGATATTCTTTTTTGCAAGGTAAAAGTTTCAGATGTTTTGCTAAATGTTTTTGTGTTGCATCTTCCCTCAAAACGCGAAAAGGATGTCAATAAACCGAAACGTGACTACATTCTCAAAGATATTCGGGAACGGATTCAGAAACTGCAATCGGATGGGGAAATGATACTTTTGATGGGCGATTTCAATGAAAATCCAAATGAGGAAAACCTAATGAATCTTCTTTATGATGAAAATTTTAATAAAACTTTAACAAACCCATACATCGATTTATTCAATAATAAATTATTTTCTACGTTTCACTATAATGATGGTTTGCTTTTTGACCAAATAATTTTTTCCAAAGAATTTTTTAATTCAGACAATGTGGTTCGGTTTAAAAAAGCAAGTGTTTACAATGTGGAGAAATTGGGAAGTTGGGATAAAAAATTTTACGGACGACCGTTCCGGACTTATGCGGGAACAAGATATTTAGGCGGTTATAGCGACCACTTTCCTGTTTTTGCAGAGTTAATTTTAGATAAATAA
- the def gene encoding peptide deformylase: MILPIRAFGDAVLRKHCHEIDKDYPELKELISNMFETMESAHGIGLAAPQIGLDIRLFVVDVSPLAEDEDYADIADELKDFRKVFINAKILEESGEEWKFNEGCLSIPDVREDVKRKENVTIEYFDENFVKHTDTFSDMRARVIQHEYDHIEGILFTDHLSSLKKKLVKGKLMKISQGDVSVNYKMRFPK; this comes from the coding sequence ATGATATTACCAATTAGAGCGTTTGGTGACGCAGTTTTAAGGAAACACTGCCACGAAATCGACAAAGATTACCCGGAACTGAAGGAGCTGATTTCAAATATGTTTGAAACCATGGAATCTGCACACGGAATCGGTTTGGCTGCACCGCAAATCGGTCTGGATATCCGACTTTTCGTTGTGGATGTGTCTCCTTTGGCTGAAGATGAGGATTATGCCGATATTGCCGATGAGCTGAAGGATTTCAGAAAAGTTTTCATTAATGCCAAAATCCTGGAAGAAAGTGGCGAAGAGTGGAAATTCAACGAGGGCTGCCTTTCAATTCCCGATGTACGCGAAGATGTGAAACGCAAAGAAAATGTGACGATAGAATATTTCGACGAAAACTTCGTTAAACATACCGACACTTTTTCCGACATGAGAGCGCGTGTGATCCAGCATGAATACGACCATATCGAGGGAATTCTGTTCACCGATCATTTAAGCTCGCTAAAGAAAAAATTAGTTAAAGGAAAACTCATGAAGATTTCACAGGGCGATGTGTCTGTGAACTATAAAATGAGGTTTCCGAAATAA
- a CDS encoding T9SS type A sorting domain-containing protein — protein sequence MKKLLLFLIFIGSLTVFSEKVSAQTFVKEPTSASMKSDDGVLVAYPNPARDFIIVKSKDADLKIKSVTFYSILGMEVAQFNVNMNSGEIRLDKLRPGKYLMKYILSDGTQKVTQIVRQ from the coding sequence GTGAAAAAATTATTACTTTTCTTAATATTTATCGGTAGTTTAACAGTTTTCTCAGAAAAAGTTTCTGCGCAGACATTTGTTAAAGAGCCGACTTCCGCATCAATGAAATCTGATGACGGAGTACTCGTTGCATATCCAAATCCGGCAAGGGATTTTATCATTGTTAAATCTAAAGATGCCGATCTTAAAATAAAGTCTGTTACTTTTTATTCAATTTTAGGGATGGAGGTTGCGCAGTTTAATGTGAATATGAATTCTGGGGAGATTCGATTAGATAAACTTAGACCCGGAAAATATCTGATGAAGTACATCCTGAGTGACGGCACACAGAAAGTCACCCAAATCGTAAGACAATAA
- a CDS encoding NAD(P)/FAD-dependent oxidoreductase has translation MEMREKIIIVGGGFAGLQLAKKLNNKNKKIIIIDKVNHHMFQPLFYQVACGRIEPSNISFPFRKIFQNSKNIRYRMTEVLKIIPEENKIITSTDETEFSYDKLIIATGCKTNFFGNETMEKLTFGMKNTQEAIAIRNHVLLTFEKLIMERKRSDDGNWNIVIVGSGPTGVELAGAFAEMKKDILPRDYPHMNFDDLKVILVSSTEKPLAVMSEESQIMSEKYLKDLGVQFMSGEYVTGYDGDKVVTKSGLEIPSNNVIWAAGVSGNVIDGLNPEILVRNRYKTDRFNRVQGYQNIFAIGDIAYMETPKYPQGHPQVANVAINQGKNLAKNLLKKSEKDWTEYEYEDRGSMATIGKHRAVVDLPKFKFQGFFAWYFWMFLHLMLILSVRNKLAIFFNWMWSYFNKDSSLRLIIIPNKKNGTVQ, from the coding sequence ATGGAAATGCGGGAAAAAATTATAATTGTTGGCGGTGGCTTTGCAGGACTTCAGCTGGCGAAAAAGCTCAACAATAAGAATAAGAAGATCATCATCATCGACAAGGTGAACCACCACATGTTTCAACCGCTGTTTTACCAGGTTGCGTGTGGAAGGATCGAACCTTCCAATATCTCATTTCCTTTCAGAAAAATTTTTCAGAACTCCAAGAATATCCGTTACCGAATGACGGAAGTATTGAAGATAATTCCTGAAGAAAACAAAATCATTACTTCTACCGACGAAACCGAATTCAGTTACGACAAACTGATTATCGCGACGGGATGCAAAACCAATTTCTTCGGCAATGAAACCATGGAGAAGCTCACTTTCGGGATGAAGAACACGCAGGAAGCCATCGCAATCCGAAACCACGTTTTGCTCACTTTCGAGAAACTCATCATGGAAAGAAAAAGAAGTGATGACGGCAACTGGAATATCGTGATCGTGGGAAGCGGACCGACCGGCGTTGAATTGGCAGGAGCTTTTGCAGAGATGAAAAAAGACATTCTTCCCCGTGATTATCCGCACATGAATTTTGACGATTTGAAGGTGATTCTCGTAAGTTCCACAGAAAAGCCATTGGCGGTGATGAGCGAAGAATCCCAAATAATGTCAGAAAAATATCTGAAAGATTTGGGAGTGCAGTTCATGAGTGGCGAATATGTGACAGGTTATGACGGTGATAAAGTAGTGACAAAAAGTGGTTTGGAAATTCCATCTAACAATGTGATTTGGGCAGCAGGAGTCTCCGGAAATGTAATTGATGGGCTGAATCCCGAAATTCTTGTAAGAAACCGATACAAAACCGACCGCTTCAACAGAGTTCAGGGTTACCAAAATATTTTTGCGATCGGCGACATAGCGTATATGGAGACGCCGAAGTATCCGCAAGGTCACCCGCAAGTAGCGAATGTTGCGATCAATCAGGGAAAAAATCTGGCAAAAAACCTACTGAAAAAATCGGAGAAAGATTGGACGGAGTATGAATACGAAGACCGCGGAAGTATGGCAACGATCGGAAAACACCGAGCCGTAGTCGATTTACCGAAATTCAAATTCCAGGGATTCTTTGCTTGGTATTTTTGGATGTTTCTCCACCTGATGCTCATTTTGAGTGTGCGAAACAAACTCGCCATCTTCTTCAACTGGATGTGGAGCTACTTCAACAAAGATTCGTCGCTGCGACTGATCATCATTCCCAACAAAAAGAACGGAACCGTACAATGA
- the trmD gene encoding tRNA (guanosine(37)-N1)-methyltransferase TrmD gives MRIDIISVLPELMESPFRASILKRAMDKGLAEVHFHQLRDYGLGKYRQIDDEPYGGGAGMVMMIEPLDKCISELKAQRDYDEVIYLTPDGETLNQKIANTLSIKNNLIFLCGHYKGIDQRVRELHITKEISIGDYVLTGGELAACVLADSVIRLLPGVLNDEQSALTDSFQDNLLSPPIYTRPDEYKGLKVPEILLSGNQKKIEDWRHDEAVRITKEKRPDILE, from the coding sequence ATGAGAATAGATATTATTAGTGTTTTGCCTGAACTGATGGAAAGTCCGTTCAGAGCATCAATTTTAAAAAGAGCGATGGATAAAGGTTTGGCGGAAGTTCACTTTCATCAGCTTCGCGACTACGGCTTAGGAAAATACAGGCAGATCGATGATGAACCTTACGGAGGTGGAGCAGGAATGGTGATGATGATCGAACCTTTGGATAAATGTATTTCGGAACTCAAAGCTCAACGCGATTACGACGAGGTCATTTATCTCACTCCCGATGGCGAAACTCTAAACCAGAAAATTGCAAACACGCTTTCCATCAAAAATAACCTGATTTTTCTCTGCGGTCATTATAAAGGAATTGACCAAAGGGTGCGCGAGCTCCACATAACAAAGGAAATATCGATCGGAGATTATGTTTTGACTGGAGGCGAATTAGCGGCCTGTGTTTTGGCGGATTCCGTGATTCGATTGCTTCCCGGAGTTTTAAATGACGAACAGTCAGCGCTGACCGACAGTTTTCAGGACAACTTACTTTCGCCGCCGATTTACACAAGACCCGATGAATACAAGGGCTTAAAGGTTCCCGAAATTCTGCTGAGTGGTAATCAAAAAAAGATTGAAGATTGGCGTCATGATGAAGCGGTAAGAATCACTAAAGAAAAAAGACCCGATATTTTAGAATAG